TTCCTTGTTTGCATATGAGCATTACATATACGCCAAAGCTCTGTATTTTGCCATAAGTAAGCTTTTCTCATAACAATTAAGTACTGAACTTGCTATCTTATTCCACCTAAAGTTATCCTCAACTCTTTTAACAGAATTCTCTCTAACTACGGACCAAGTATGTACGTCGTCGGTCTTATAAATATAGCTCCTGTTAAGATAACTCCTATCTTCATTCTCGTCAGCTAAGGATAAGTGAACTGCGGTCTTAATTGCTGTAGCTAATGATGAGATACTTTCCGGCTCAACTAGGAATCCCGTTCCGTCCTTATTCCACCTTAAATCTAAAATTGACTCACTTAATCCGCCTACGGAATAAGCTATTACTGGAGTCCCCACGGCCATCGCTTCTATTGCATTAATACCAAAAGGCTCCCATCTTGATGGAACTACAAACACTGAAGAAACGTAATGCATTACTTTATATATTTCGGGATTAATGTTGTGAGAAATTAAGAGTCTAACGTTATTTCTAATTTCCGCAGATCTGTCTATTATATCTTGTAATAGACCGTAATCCCCTGCTGGTACTCCTAAAACTATCAGCCTTGCATTCCAAATTTCGCTAACAACGTCTTTAAAAGCTCTAAGGAGCAAGTCTATTCCTTTCTGGTAAACTATTCTCCCAGTAAAAAGGACTAAAGGACCGTCTTGAAGTTCTTCAGTAGACCAGTCATCTTTTATGCCTATTCTATACCTATTATTCCATAGCATATTTCCAGACGTATAATCCTCAGGAATTGCCTTTTGGATTGAAATTAGCTTATATGCTGACTTTCTAGCAATTTTCCTATCTGCAGTGCCAAAGTACTTTATAGAAAGTGCGCTAGCCTCATTTAGTTTCCAATCTGTACCGTTGTAAGTAACGCAACTTTTGTTCTCCATGAAGTTTCCTATAAAAGGAAAGACATCGTAATTAAGGTAATTCTTACTGACTGTAGCTATTATGTCAGACTCATAAGCTCCGAACCTTTCTATTTTGCCTTCACAGTAGTCCCACAAAACGCTAGTTTTATACGCTATATGCTTTGCAACCATCCAAATATAATGATAGTAATCCTCCAAGCCTCCCCAATCGGGAGACGCATAATGCCAGGGAGCTCCAACTTTATTTAGCAAATGAATTGTGTACATTAAAGGTACTATAACTCTCCTCTGTTCAAACATTAATTTTGCCTTTACTCCTGCTAAAACTGAATGCCAATCATTGACGTGAATTATAGAAGGTACATCGTCTAAGCCTATATTTTGAATCAAGCCTTCGACAGCCCTAGCTAAAAGTGCTGATTTTTCCATTGCGTAATCATATATTCCCCAAGAATCCATCAATCTGCCAGTGTCGTAATCTAAGCCCTTAGCTAGCATTATCTTCATTCCATCCAACTCTCCTATTTCAAATCCTAACTTGTATGGATAGTAAGCTCCGTTCATTCCTTTCCTAGCACCGTAAATTCCTATTCCAGAATCTCTAAGTTTCAGTAAACCCCTATAATAATCGTTCATATGCCTCCTGTGACTGGGCATTATTACAGTAACTTGCTTGCCCATCGAAGCTAATTCCTTACCTAAATTATATACTGCAGTACCCAAGCCACCCATGCTAGCTATTTTAGATAATTCAAAGGTAATCAACCATATTTTTTCAACTTTATCTGGAATCCATAGAGATTCAATCCTTTTCATTTCCCAACCACTCCTTTAGATACTTTAAATGGTCTTTCAAACTCTCATCCCTTTTGATTATCTCTTCAAATTCCTTTTTATCCCATGCTACTGAACTTCTTCTTCCATTCTTAACGAAGAAGAAAGGCTCATTATTTACTCCAAGTTTATGAAGTTCCTCTCTAAGGAAAGTATTTATTGCATAAAATTCATTTATAAACGCATCTATAGGAGTTGAATACGCATTAAAGTAATTGTGGACCTCCGCAGGCCCTCCTCCCCCTATAAATAAGTAATAATAATTATCACTAGTAGTAAAATACTTCCAAGCTTTCAAGTAATCTCCCTCTAATTCCTTTGAAGGCATTTCACTTCTCCTTACTGCCTCATCATACGCCCATTGCATTATATTTCCTAACCAACTACTTTCATCCTTATTTATGTCAGCCCATGATGAAGTACCTTGTATATCAATATCGTAATAAGAGTCATTTAATAATTCCCTTGGTAATGTAAACTTTACACCTCTTTTATTTAATTCCCTTGGTAACCATCTTAGGAAATCTAAAATTCCAGACTCAGGCCAATGGTGTTCTCCAAAGGTTTCGTAATCTACAAATATTGTAATTGCCTGCCCAGGAGAATCTTTAACCCAATTTGCAAATTTATCAGCAGTTAAAGGATATTGATCCCAATTTCTAGAAGAAAATCTAAATGCTATATCATCACTTAACCTGTAATTTCTAAAGAAGATTGTAAGGCCATTTCTTTTATATACAAAATTAGGGCTTTTGCCCTTCAAAATACTATCTTTGCCTTCCATCATTATTCCTTTGTAACCTGCTTCCTGAACCATGTCTAAAATTTGAGGATTAGTTAAAAGTTCCGTATTTTCAAAAACTTGTGGTTCCTGTTTAAAATATTCCTTTATTATCTCCTTTTGCTCTTTAACTTGTTCCTTCCACTCAGTTTTATCTTCCCACAATGAGGTAACGGAATGATAATAGGTTTGACCTAAAAATTCTACTTTTTTTGTTGATGAAAGGACTTGAAAAAGTTCTAAAACATCCTTACCCCACTTTTCAGCCTGCTCTATAAACGTTCCTGAAAGGGAAAAGAAGAACTTCACTTCCCTACCTTCATCTTCCGCGTTCTCAATTTCTTCTAAGATAATTTTAGTTGCAGGAATGTAGCACTTCCTTTTAACTCGCTCGAATATCTCCTTATTTGATTCCATATCAAAGAATCGCTCTATGGTATTCCCTTTAAATCTAGGATTCCAGAAGGCGTCTTTTCTAATTCTAAAAGGCTGATGAACCTCAAAGCCGAGTATTATTTTGTCTACCATAAACTCTTATATGGTGTATATAATAAAAATTATATGGAATGGAAGATTGAAGATATTAAAGTTATTATTCCAATAGGCGGTGAAGCTACAAGATTAAGACCTTTAACCATAGAAACTTCTAAGGCAACAGTAAGACTACTTAACAGGCCTTTAATAGAATTTTCCATCTATGAATTAGCAAAACAAGGAGTAAAAGAATTCATATTCGGAGTAAGAGGATACATAAATTATAGATCTCTCTTTGACTCATTCAGGGAAGGAATTGGCTTTTCAGCAAGGTATAAAATAAAACCTAGAATACACTTTAAATATCAACCTAGAGTTGACAGTATTGGAAATGCAGATAGTGTTAAAATTAATATGGAATACTATAGAATAAATGATATTACTCTAATAATTCAAGGGGACAATATTTTTAGATTAGATGTAAAAAAATTGATCAACTATCATTTAGATAAAAAGGCAATGATGACTATAGTGCTGAAGAAATGGGATAGTGTAGAAGAGTTTGGAGTAGCAGATATAGATAAAGACTTAAGAATAAAAAGGTTTGTTGAGAAACCAAAGAAGGAAGAGGCTCCCTCAAATCTTATCAACACAGGAATTTATGTTCTATCCCCTGAAATTAGAAAGGTATTTGAAAGCGATGAAGTTGTAAAAATGAGAGAAGAAGGGAAAATGGACTTTGGAAAAGATATCATACCTTACCTGATAAACCACGGCTATCCAGTTTACGGCTATGTAATGGAGGATATTTGGTTTGATGTAGGCACTCCAGACAGATATTTAGATGCTATGCAGACTTTACTTTCAACGTTACCAGATTCAGAAATAGGAGGGAAAAGAATAGATGAAGATAAAAGGATCTTTGTCCAAGGAACTTCTCCAGACTCAATAAGGAGAAGAAATATAATAATTTCAAAATATAAGAAAGGTAAAATAAAAGTTGAAGGAAACACCTTAATAGGTAGGCATTGCCAAATAGGTAATGCTATATATATAGAGAACTCCGTAATAGATAATTTTACAATCGTCAAAAATAATGCAAAAATTGTAAAAAGCTCAATAATGGATAGAGTTTACTTAGGAAATGATGTTGAAATACAGAATTCAATAATCGGTAGGCATGTAGAAATTAGGGATGGAGCTAAGATAATAAACAGTGTAATAGCTGATGATGTAACTATTGGAGAGAATTCAGAGATTGTAAATTCAAGAATTTACCCCCACAGAGTTATAAACTCCGGAAGTAAGCTTCATGATACAATACTAACGTGAGATAAATGAGATATGCAAGCATAGGCAATGGAAGAATATTGGTAAACCTTGATGAATTTGGAAGGATAGTTGATTTTTATTTCCCATATATAGGGATGGAAAATCAAACTTCTGGAAATTCAATTAGATACGCTTTTTGGGTAGACAATAAAGTAATCCTTGACACGGATTTAACTACATCATTAAGTTACTTGGATGATAGTAACATAATACAAATAGAATCAAAAAAGGATTGGCTAAGCCTCTCATCCTTTGCCTTCATAGATCCCGATTCTCCTACATATTACTTAATAATGAAAATTTTAAATAATAGTGGAGAAAATAAGAGAATAAAGATATTTTTTACTCATGATTTTAATATATATTCTAACCCTTTTGGAGATACTGCATTATTTGATCCATACACTTCATCTATTATACATTACAAATCTAAAAGATATTTAGGAATAAAATTACTTTCATCAGGTTCATTTGATGTGGAGTATAATACTACGAAAGGAAACCCTTTAGATGATGTTTATGATGGAAAACTAGATCAAAATCCTATAGCCCACGGTAATGTACAGTCTTCTATAGGGATGGAGATAAAGGTTAATTCTTCATCATCAGCAAAAATATACTATGTAATAACTGCAGATAGAAACCTTGACGACTTAAGAAGAAAGCTTACTAAACTAAATACAGCAGAAATAGAATCCAACTTCGTTTCAACTTACATGTTTTGGAAGAGCTGGGTTAATAAGGAGAGCAAAGAAAGAACTTCCTTAAATAAGTTGTATAATATAAGTCTTTTTGTCATAAAGAATCACATGGATATAAATGGTTCATTCATTGCTTCCTCAGACTTTTCGTTCGTTAATCTGTACGGAGATTCATACCAATACTGTTGGCCAAGAGATTGTGCATACTCTGCATATGCATTAGATGTTTCAGGATACGGAGAGTTGGCAGTTAGGCATTTTAATTTTATAAAAGATTTAGTAAGCTCAGAAGGATTCCTTTACCACAAGTATAATCCTAATAAAAGCTTGGCAAGCTCTTGGCATCCTTGGATATATAGAGGAAAAGGAATTTACCCGATACAAGAAGATGAAACTGCACTGGAAATTTGGGCAATAGGAAGTCACTACGAGAGATATAGGGATTTAGATGAATTAATCGAAATATATAAAAAATTTGTAAAGCCTGGTCTTCAATTCGTTATGGATTTCATGGAAGACGGCTTACCAAAGTATTCCTTTGACTTGTGGGAAGAGAGGTACGGAATACACATTTACACTGTAGCTACAGTATATGGAGCTCTAACAAAAGGCTCCATATTAGCTGAAGGAATGGGAGATGAAACCTTAGCGGAGGATTCTATAGAAGTAGCAAAAACATTAAAGGATGAAGTCAAAAAACGCATGGCTTACAACGGTAGATTTATTAGAAGAATAGATGAAAACGGAAACAAAGATCTGACAATAGATGCTAGTATGTATGCTCCTTACTTCTTTGGAATGTTTAATCCTGCAGACGAACTAGTCCAAAATACTATGGAATCAATATCCCAAAAATTAAATGTAAATGATGGAATAATAAGATACGAAAATGACTATTATCAACGCAGGAAACAATTACCTAATCCTTGGATAATAACTACATTATGGTTGGCAGAATATTATACAAATATAGGTAAAATGTCTGAAGCTGAAAAACTAATAAATTGGGTTGTTAATAGAGCCACAAAATCAGGACTTCTACCGGAACAAGTAGATCCAGAGACATTCGAGTCGGTCTCAGTAATTCCACTAGTGTGGTCACATGCTGAGTATATAATTGCTTTAAATAAATATGAAAGCATAAAGAAGAAAGAGTATGATAAACCCTGAGGAATGTGAAGACAGAGAATGGATAATACCTACTGACACTGGCGGCTATGTTTCATCAACTATTTGCGGTATAAACGCAAGAACTTACCACGGGTATTTAATTGTACCTGAAAATCCGCCCCATTTTAGACATTTAATTCTTTCAAAATTTGAAGATTTCTTTATTCAAAACGGCATAGATTATCCCATGTCCACAAATAGGTATAATTTCCAGGTTTACTACCCTGAAGGGTATAAGTTTCTCAATAGATTTATTCAAGGTTCAAATTTCGTAATTTGGGAATATAACTTTGAAAATTCTTTAGTCAGAAAAACGCTAGTTGTTAATAAAGGAACAAACTCCGTAACAATAACTTATGAAAGCGATAAGGGAATATTCAGAATCTGCCCATTGATAACATATAGAAGTCATCATGTAGCTCTGAAAGAAAGACCAGGGTTCTTTGACTTCCAAACTAAAGGAAATACAATTACTATAATACTTAATGATAATAAAATACTCAATTTTAAAATAGAAGGAGACTTTAGCATAGAGAACACGGGTTACTGGTATTATAACTTCTTTTATAAACTGGATTACGAGAGGGGCTCTAATTACCTTGAAGATTTATACAATCCCTTCTGCATAACTAGTAAAAATAAAGAAATTAGCATAACAGCTTACGTAGATAACTACGTAAAATCAACTAAAATCCATCTAAAGAAAGACGTACTTCAACTTCTGTCCTCTGCAGGAAGAGATTTCGTTGTAAGAGGAAAAGAAGGATGGGCAATAATAGCTGGCTATCATTGGTTTGATGAATGGGGAAGAGATTCATTCATATCATTAGAAGGGTTAGTTTTGCTTAACGGAGAATACAATACAGCTAAAGATATAATATCAAGGTATTTAGATTTTGAGGAAAAGGGGTTTATCCCAAACGGTTTCCTGCACAACGGAGAACCCATTTATAGAGGAGTCGACGTTTCCCTGTGGGCAATAAACGCGATTTATAAATATTATATGTATTCTAGAGACTTAGAATTCATAAAAAAGATCTTCCCAAAACTTACGGAAATTACTAATTGGTACTGGAAAGGTAACGGAATAGTGGAAACAATTAACGGTTTACTGTTTCACACTGGCGCGCCTAGAACATGGATGGATGCTGAATTCGACACTACTGTAGTAACTCCAAGAGAAGGGGCAGCAGTGGAAATCAACGCTTTATGGTATAACGCCTTAAAAATAATGGACTTCTTTTCTAAAGAATTGAAGATAAACTCAGATGAATTCGAAATAAAGGCAGAAAAGGTAAAAGCACAATTCATGGAGAAATTCGCATCTCCTTGGGGACTTTACGATTATTTAAATCCTGACCTAACTCCTGATAATTCAATAAGACCAAACCAGATTTTCGCTTTTTCTTTACCTTTTAACATAGTAAACGAAAACATAGGAAGAAAAATAGTTGATACAATAGAAAAGGAGCTCTTAAGGCCATACGGTTTAAGCACACTATCAAAAAACGATAAGAGGTATATTCCTTTTTATAGAGGAGATAGAAGAAAAAGAGATCTAGCTTACCATAACGGACCTATATGGCCCTGGTTAATAGGTGCATATATAGATGCAAAAATTAAACTGGAGAAGGACAACGTAATAGAAGTAAAAAAATTAATAAATTATCTACAACCTCTAATTAATATCGCAATAGGAAATAATGGATTTATTCCTGAAATATTTGAAGATATCCCTCCTTATAAATGGGGAGGATGCATAGCCCAAGCGTGGAGTGTAGCCGAAGTCTTCAGATCTTTAAATAACATTATATCTTCTTAAGAAGAAGTAAAGAAATTATTTCTTCTTACGTTGGTCTACAAATACTTGCAATTTATAGCCTGTCCATATAGTCTCTCCTGGCTTTACCCACTCTATTTCAACGTCGTCCTTATCCAAACCCATCCTTTCAGCTAATTTTTGCCTAGCTTCCTCGTCGTATTTCCTATCAGGATTCCTTATTGTCTCTATCCTTATCTTAAGCTTATCCATTTCATTATCATAGACAAATATGTTGAACATACCCGTAGTCTCTGGAATTTCGTTTACAGCATCTTCAACATATATTGGCAGTAACAGTTTACCCTTAACCTTGAACATCCACTCAACTCTGCCGGGTATTGGTTCAGCAAACCTCATATGTGTTATACCATAAGTAGGATCTGGATCTGTTAAGAATTCATTCTTAACGTAATCCCCTAGACTATATCTTATTAGAGGCATTGTAAAGTGATTGAATAAAGTGGCTATCAGTTCTCCTCTCTCTCCTTCTGCAGCGGGCTCGTCAGTCTTAGGATCTACTATGTCAAACATTTCCATGTCCTCCCAAACTACTAACTGACCGGGTAAATTAGGAACTTCTATGGCCATATGCCCATCGGTGGTCCCCCAAACGCTTATGGCAAGTTTAGCATTAGGATGAACGGAAAAGAGCTTCTTCTTAGTGTTTTCCGCAGCAGCGCCTCCATGCAGTAATAAAACCTTGAAAGGAGTTTCCCAGCCTTCCTTTACTGCCTCCTCTCCTATTAACCTATGTAACCAAGGTGTTGTAGCCAAAACATCTACTTTCCAAAGTTTGAATATTAGGTTATGCCTGCTCTTCCAGCTAAAGTAAGTTTCTCCTCCTCCAGCAATTGCTGTAGCACCGCACCTCCACATTGCGGTCTCGACTAATGGTGGACCCCAGCTATAGAAACCGCTCATATT
This genomic interval from Acidianus sp. HS-5 contains the following:
- a CDS encoding glycosyltransferase codes for the protein MKRIESLWIPDKVEKIWLITFELSKIASMGGLGTAVYNLGKELASMGKQVTVIMPSHRRHMNDYYRGLLKLRDSGIGIYGARKGMNGAYYPYKLGFEIGELDGMKIMLAKGLDYDTGRLMDSWGIYDYAMEKSALLARAVEGLIQNIGLDDVPSIIHVNDWHSVLAGVKAKLMFEQRRVIVPLMYTIHLLNKVGAPWHYASPDWGGLEDYYHYIWMVAKHIAYKTSVLWDYCEGKIERFGAYESDIIATVSKNYLNYDVFPFIGNFMENKSCVTYNGTDWKLNEASALSIKYFGTADRKIARKSAYKLISIQKAIPEDYTSGNMLWNNRYRIGIKDDWSTEELQDGPLVLFTGRIVYQKGIDLLLRAFKDVVSEIWNARLIVLGVPAGDYGLLQDIIDRSAEIRNNVRLLISHNINPEIYKVMHYVSSVFVVPSRWEPFGINAIEAMAVGTPVIAYSVGGLSESILDLRWNKDGTGFLVEPESISSLATAIKTAVHLSLADENEDRSYLNRSYIYKTDDVHTWSVVRENSVKRVEDNFRWNKIASSVLNCYEKSLLMAKYRALAYM
- a CDS encoding glycoside hydrolase family 15 protein — encoded protein: MRYASIGNGRILVNLDEFGRIVDFYFPYIGMENQTSGNSIRYAFWVDNKVILDTDLTTSLSYLDDSNIIQIESKKDWLSLSSFAFIDPDSPTYYLIMKILNNSGENKRIKIFFTHDFNIYSNPFGDTALFDPYTSSIIHYKSKRYLGIKLLSSGSFDVEYNTTKGNPLDDVYDGKLDQNPIAHGNVQSSIGMEIKVNSSSSAKIYYVITADRNLDDLRRKLTKLNTAEIESNFVSTYMFWKSWVNKESKERTSLNKLYNISLFVIKNHMDINGSFIASSDFSFVNLYGDSYQYCWPRDCAYSAYALDVSGYGELAVRHFNFIKDLVSSEGFLYHKYNPNKSLASSWHPWIYRGKGIYPIQEDETALEIWAIGSHYERYRDLDELIEIYKKFVKPGLQFVMDFMEDGLPKYSFDLWEERYGIHIYTVATVYGALTKGSILAEGMGDETLAEDSIEVAKTLKDEVKKRMAYNGRFIRRIDENGNKDLTIDASMYAPYFFGMFNPADELVQNTMESISQKLNVNDGIIRYENDYYQRRKQLPNPWIITTLWLAEYYTNIGKMSEAEKLINWVVNRATKSGLLPEQVDPETFESVSVIPLVWSHAEYIIALNKYESIKKKEYDKP
- a CDS encoding glycoside hydrolase family 57 protein, producing MVDKIILGFEVHQPFRIRKDAFWNPRFKGNTIERFFDMESNKEIFERVKRKCYIPATKIILEEIENAEDEGREVKFFFSLSGTFIEQAEKWGKDVLELFQVLSSTKKVEFLGQTYYHSVTSLWEDKTEWKEQVKEQKEIIKEYFKQEPQVFENTELLTNPQILDMVQEAGYKGIMMEGKDSILKGKSPNFVYKRNGLTIFFRNYRLSDDIAFRFSSRNWDQYPLTADKFANWVKDSPGQAITIFVDYETFGEHHWPESGILDFLRWLPRELNKRGVKFTLPRELLNDSYYDIDIQGTSSWADINKDESSWLGNIMQWAYDEAVRRSEMPSKELEGDYLKAWKYFTTSDNYYYLFIGGGGPAEVHNYFNAYSTPIDAFINEFYAINTFLREELHKLGVNNEPFFFVKNGRRSSVAWDKKEFEEIIKRDESLKDHLKYLKEWLGNEKD
- a CDS encoding amylo-alpha-1,6-glucosidase, with product MINPEECEDREWIIPTDTGGYVSSTICGINARTYHGYLIVPENPPHFRHLILSKFEDFFIQNGIDYPMSTNRYNFQVYYPEGYKFLNRFIQGSNFVIWEYNFENSLVRKTLVVNKGTNSVTITYESDKGIFRICPLITYRSHHVALKERPGFFDFQTKGNTITIILNDNKILNFKIEGDFSIENTGYWYYNFFYKLDYERGSNYLEDLYNPFCITSKNKEISITAYVDNYVKSTKIHLKKDVLQLLSSAGRDFVVRGKEGWAIIAGYHWFDEWGRDSFISLEGLVLLNGEYNTAKDIISRYLDFEEKGFIPNGFLHNGEPIYRGVDVSLWAINAIYKYYMYSRDLEFIKKIFPKLTEITNWYWKGNGIVETINGLLFHTGAPRTWMDAEFDTTVVTPREGAAVEINALWYNALKIMDFFSKELKINSDEFEIKAEKVKAQFMEKFASPWGLYDYLNPDLTPDNSIRPNQIFAFSLPFNIVNENIGRKIVDTIEKELLRPYGLSTLSKNDKRYIPFYRGDRRKRDLAYHNGPIWPWLIGAYIDAKIKLEKDNVIEVKKLINYLQPLINIAIGNNGFIPEIFEDIPPYKWGGCIAQAWSVAEVFRSLNNIISS
- a CDS encoding NDP-sugar synthase, coding for MEWKIEDIKVIIPIGGEATRLRPLTIETSKATVRLLNRPLIEFSIYELAKQGVKEFIFGVRGYINYRSLFDSFREGIGFSARYKIKPRIHFKYQPRVDSIGNADSVKINMEYYRINDITLIIQGDNIFRLDVKKLINYHLDKKAMMTIVLKKWDSVEEFGVADIDKDLRIKRFVEKPKKEEAPSNLINTGIYVLSPEIRKVFESDEVVKMREEGKMDFGKDIIPYLINHGYPVYGYVMEDIWFDVGTPDRYLDAMQTLLSTLPDSEIGGKRIDEDKRIFVQGTSPDSIRRRNIIISKYKKGKIKVEGNTLIGRHCQIGNAIYIENSVIDNFTIVKNNAKIVKSSIMDRVYLGNDVEIQNSIIGRHVEIRDGAKIINSVIADDVTIGENSEIVNSRIYPHRVINSGSKLHDTILT
- a CDS encoding phenylacetate--CoA ligase family protein; its protein translation is MSSVLQEYEAINKELRDEGYIRADYIHSDKLWNPKVMTMKREDLDKLKTFRLKRIVKWAWDHSGFYRKFWKSKGFEPDMVKDWKDVVKIPILRKDELRKDLQANPPFGSIMVPELARRIRFVGATSGSTGMPTFQGWGALEMDYFEEGQARYLWTFAGVKPTIVYANYLNMSGFYSWGPPLVETAMWRCGATAIAGGGETYFSWKSRHNLIFKLWKVDVLATTPWLHRLIGEEAVKEGWETPFKVLLLHGGAAAENTKKKLFSVHPNAKLAISVWGTTDGHMAIEVPNLPGQLVVWEDMEMFDIVDPKTDEPAAEGERGELIATLFNHFTMPLIRYSLGDYVKNEFLTDPDPTYGITHMRFAEPIPGRVEWMFKVKGKLLLPIYVEDAVNEIPETTGMFNIFVYDNEMDKLKIRIETIRNPDRKYDEEARQKLAERMGLDKDDVEIEWVKPGETIWTGYKLQVFVDQRKKK